One part of the Anaeromyxobacter sp. Fw109-5 genome encodes these proteins:
- the spoVG gene encoding septation regulator SpoVG, with the protein MEITEVRVFPVNEEKLKAYVTITLDDCFVVRDLKVIHGNTGLFIAMPAKRRKDGTFKDIAHPLNTETRERMERTILAEYDRELRKGAAPRPTGTHDD; encoded by the coding sequence ATGGAGATCACCGAGGTCCGCGTCTTCCCCGTCAACGAAGAGAAGCTGAAGGCCTACGTCACCATCACCCTCGACGACTGCTTCGTCGTCCGCGACCTCAAGGTCATCCACGGGAACACCGGCCTCTTCATCGCGATGCCGGCGAAGCGCCGCAAGGACGGGACGTTCAAGGACATCGCGCACCCGCTCAACACCGAGACGCGCGAGCGGATGGAGCGGACGATCCTCGCCGAGTACGACCGGGAGCTGCGCAAGGGAGCGGCGCCCCGCCCGACCGGCACCCACGACGACTGA
- a CDS encoding carboxypeptidase M32 encodes MADPAPSPRSAAWETLAAVMSDVRALGGAVSLLQWDQETFMPARGAAARGDQLAVVQAALHERLTSRAVAEALDRAERDADGDPDRAAALRALRFDHERAARVPQELVRALAQAQAEGIDAWKAARAERSFARFAPSLERLLALRREQADALLPMLERRAQAQPEEAAPERAGGPGGRGLSRPPGKIEPYDALLEGYEPGMRVARLAPILQRLAGWLAPVVAAIDAAPAPEDGFLAGRFDAEAQWSFTLELLQALGFDPAAGRQDRSVHPFTLGLDPGDVRITTRIHEDQPLSAIFSTLHEAGHGLYEQHLPAQDRRSLLCAAPSMGLHESQSRLWENLVGRSLPFWRAFLPRLAARFPRLAGVAPEDFHRAANRVRRSLVRVEADEVTYNLHIALRFELELGLLRGALAVRELPEAWAARSEALLGVRPRHDVEGVLQDIHWAWGDLGYFPTYTIGNLYAATLYAAAARSLPGLDEALARGELAPLRVWLAERVYRVGRRKDAEEIVRDATGEGLTDRDFERYVKTKYGALYGLSLAG; translated from the coding sequence ATGGCCGACCCCGCCCCGTCCCCCCGGAGCGCCGCGTGGGAGACGCTCGCGGCCGTCATGAGCGACGTGCGGGCGCTCGGAGGCGCCGTCTCCCTCCTTCAGTGGGATCAGGAGACCTTCATGCCGGCGCGGGGCGCCGCCGCGCGCGGCGACCAGCTCGCCGTGGTGCAGGCGGCGCTGCACGAGCGGCTCACCTCGCGCGCGGTCGCCGAGGCGCTGGATCGGGCGGAGCGCGACGCGGACGGCGACCCGGATCGCGCCGCGGCGCTGCGGGCGCTGCGCTTCGACCACGAGCGCGCCGCGCGCGTGCCGCAGGAGCTGGTCCGCGCGCTGGCGCAGGCGCAGGCCGAGGGGATCGACGCCTGGAAGGCGGCGCGCGCGGAGCGCAGCTTCGCGCGCTTCGCGCCGAGCCTGGAGCGGCTCCTCGCGCTCCGCCGCGAGCAGGCCGACGCCTTGCTGCCCATGCTGGAGCGGCGAGCGCAGGCGCAGCCGGAGGAGGCTGCGCCGGAGCGAGCGGGGGGTCCGGGGGGGCGCGGCCTCTCGCGCCCCCCCGGCAAGATTGAACCTTACGACGCGCTGCTCGAGGGCTACGAGCCGGGGATGCGCGTCGCTCGGCTCGCGCCCATCCTGCAGCGGCTCGCGGGCTGGCTCGCCCCGGTCGTCGCGGCCATCGACGCGGCGCCCGCGCCGGAGGACGGCTTCCTCGCGGGCCGCTTCGACGCCGAGGCCCAGTGGAGCTTCACGCTCGAGCTCCTGCAGGCGCTCGGCTTCGATCCCGCCGCCGGGCGGCAGGACCGCTCGGTGCACCCCTTCACGCTGGGCCTCGACCCCGGCGACGTGCGCATCACCACCCGCATCCACGAGGACCAGCCGCTCTCGGCGATCTTCTCCACCCTCCACGAGGCGGGGCACGGCCTCTACGAGCAGCACCTCCCCGCCCAGGACCGGCGCTCGCTCCTGTGCGCCGCGCCGTCGATGGGGCTGCACGAGTCGCAGTCGCGCCTGTGGGAGAACCTGGTCGGCCGCTCGCTCCCGTTCTGGCGCGCCTTCCTGCCGCGGCTCGCCGCGCGCTTCCCTCGCCTCGCCGGAGTGGCGCCCGAGGACTTCCACCGCGCCGCGAACCGCGTCCGGCGCTCGCTCGTGCGCGTCGAGGCCGACGAGGTCACCTACAACCTCCACATCGCGCTGAGGTTCGAGCTCGAGCTCGGCCTGCTGCGCGGCGCGCTCGCGGTCCGCGAGCTGCCCGAGGCCTGGGCCGCGCGGAGCGAGGCGCTCCTCGGGGTCCGCCCGCGCCACGACGTGGAGGGCGTGCTGCAGGACATCCACTGGGCCTGGGGCGACCTCGGCTACTTCCCGACCTACACCATCGGCAACCTGTACGCCGCGACGCTGTACGCCGCGGCGGCGCGGTCGCTGCCCGGCCTCGACGAGGCCCTCGCCCGAGGAGAGCTCGCGCCCCTGCGGGTGTGGCTCGCCGAGCGGGTCTACCGGGTGGGGCGCCGCAAGGACGCCGAGGAGATCGTTCGCGACGCGACGGGCGAAGGGCTCACCGACCGCGACTTCGAGCGCTACGTGAAGACCAAGTACGGCGCGCTGTACGGCCTCTCGCTCGCGGGCTGA
- a CDS encoding S9 family peptidase → MLTSALAALAVAAAAAAPRPFTVDDLVALPRVGAPELSPDGTLLAFTVGRLTGAGDRIVSTLYVAPAAGGASRQLTDRDERISSPRFSPDGKRLAFVSTRSGAPQAHVLDLASGQIRVASALPGGANELSWTPDGAALLVTADVDPRCGADAGCNAKAEAEAKGKPRVATRLLFRHWNAWRERLRTHVLKVPLDGGAPSDLTPGDRDAPPAVRGGPGDLAVSPDGKTLYFTAVDDALEAASTNADVFAVPLAGGEARRVTSGPGWDASPRPSPDGKRLAWLSQARGGYESDRVRVMVAGIDGKDARDLTAGVDLSASDLHWARKGGALRFVALTSGYHEVYEVDVRSGELVKLAGAPALAGRPRVNVQSVSYSADGARVAALVDGTTAPPEIAVLEGKPGKARWAERTRLAADALAGIARPTLRPLEATSKDGTKVFGWIVLPAEHRDGQRHPAAVLVHGGPQGAWNDAWTSRWNAMLYAARGYAVVLPNPRGSTGYGQAYVDAVSRDWGGKPYEDVMALVDAAIALGAVDGARMCAAGASYGGYMVHWLNGQTERFRCLVSHAGIFDLEAFFYRTEELWFPEWEFGGTPFDQPADYQKFSPHRFVQRWRTPTLVSVGELDYRTTVDHGYAAFTALQRRGIPSKLLVFPDEGHWVSKPKNARVFYDVVLGWLDEHLAPAANVSAKAR, encoded by the coding sequence ATGCTCACCTCCGCCCTCGCCGCGCTCGCCGTGGCCGCGGCCGCGGCCGCGCCCCGGCCGTTCACGGTGGACGACCTCGTGGCGCTCCCGCGGGTCGGCGCGCCGGAGCTCTCTCCGGACGGTACCCTCCTCGCCTTCACCGTCGGGCGACTCACCGGCGCCGGCGATCGGATCGTCTCCACGCTGTACGTGGCGCCCGCCGCGGGCGGAGCGAGCAGGCAGCTCACCGATCGTGACGAGCGCATCTCCTCGCCGCGCTTCTCCCCGGACGGGAAGCGGCTCGCCTTCGTCTCGACCCGGAGCGGCGCTCCCCAGGCGCACGTCCTCGACCTCGCCTCGGGCCAGATCCGCGTCGCGAGCGCGCTGCCCGGCGGCGCGAACGAGCTCTCGTGGACGCCGGACGGGGCCGCCCTCCTCGTCACCGCGGACGTGGACCCGCGCTGCGGCGCCGACGCCGGCTGCAACGCCAAGGCGGAGGCCGAGGCGAAGGGCAAGCCGCGCGTCGCGACCCGCCTCCTCTTCCGCCACTGGAACGCGTGGCGCGAGCGGCTGCGCACCCACGTGCTGAAGGTTCCCCTCGACGGCGGGGCGCCCTCGGACCTCACGCCCGGCGATCGCGACGCTCCGCCCGCGGTCCGCGGCGGCCCGGGCGACCTCGCGGTCTCCCCCGACGGGAAGACCCTCTACTTCACCGCCGTCGACGACGCGCTCGAGGCGGCCTCCACCAACGCGGACGTCTTCGCGGTCCCGCTCGCGGGCGGCGAGGCCCGCCGCGTTACGAGCGGGCCGGGCTGGGACGCGAGCCCGCGCCCCTCCCCCGACGGCAAGCGGCTCGCCTGGCTGTCGCAGGCGCGCGGCGGCTACGAGTCCGACCGCGTCCGCGTGATGGTCGCCGGGATCGACGGGAAGGACGCCCGCGATCTCACCGCGGGCGTGGATCTCTCGGCGAGCGACCTGCACTGGGCGCGGAAGGGCGGGGCGCTGCGCTTCGTCGCGCTCACCTCCGGCTACCACGAGGTCTACGAGGTGGACGTCCGGAGCGGGGAGCTCGTGAAGCTCGCCGGCGCGCCCGCCCTCGCAGGCAGGCCGCGCGTGAACGTGCAGTCCGTCTCGTACTCGGCCGACGGGGCGCGCGTCGCGGCGCTCGTGGACGGGACCACCGCGCCGCCGGAGATCGCGGTGCTCGAGGGCAAGCCGGGCAAGGCCCGCTGGGCGGAGCGCACGCGCCTCGCGGCCGACGCCCTCGCGGGGATCGCGCGCCCCACGCTGCGGCCCCTCGAGGCCACCTCCAAGGACGGCACGAAGGTCTTCGGCTGGATCGTCCTCCCGGCCGAGCACCGCGACGGCCAGCGTCACCCGGCGGCGGTGCTCGTCCACGGAGGGCCGCAGGGCGCCTGGAACGACGCCTGGACCTCGCGCTGGAACGCCATGCTGTACGCGGCGCGCGGGTACGCGGTGGTGCTGCCGAACCCGCGCGGCTCGACCGGCTACGGGCAGGCCTACGTCGACGCCGTCTCGCGCGACTGGGGCGGCAAGCCTTACGAGGACGTGATGGCGCTCGTCGATGCCGCCATCGCGCTAGGCGCGGTGGACGGTGCGCGGATGTGCGCAGCGGGCGCGAGCTACGGCGGCTACATGGTGCACTGGCTGAACGGCCAGACGGAGCGCTTCCGCTGCCTCGTGTCGCACGCGGGGATCTTCGACCTCGAGGCCTTCTTCTATCGCACCGAGGAGCTGTGGTTCCCAGAGTGGGAGTTCGGGGGGACGCCGTTCGACCAGCCGGCCGACTACCAGAAGTTCTCGCCGCACCGCTTCGTGCAGCGCTGGCGGACGCCGACGCTCGTCTCGGTGGGCGAGCTCGACTACCGCACCACCGTCGACCACGGCTACGCCGCGTTCACGGCGCTGCAGCGGCGCGGGATCCCTTCGAAGCTTCTCGTCTTCCCGGACGAAGGACACTGGGTCTCGAAGCCGAAGAATGCGAGAGTGTTCTACGATGTTGTGCTCGGGTGGCTCGACGAGCACCTCGCCCCCGCGGCGAACGTGTCCGCGAAGGCGCGCTGA
- the rplI gene encoding 50S ribosomal protein L9: MKLILREDVENLGKGGELVDVKPGYGRNFLLPRGLAVLANPKNVRELEHQKAIATAKAAKMKASAQAVAKRLAETPITLSRKVGEQDKLYGSVTAMDVAEALAARGLQIDRRAIDLAEPIKTTGDFEVPVKLHSEVVGKVKVKVEAEAA; this comes from the coding sequence ATGAAGCTCATCCTCCGTGAAGACGTCGAGAACCTGGGCAAGGGCGGCGAGCTCGTGGACGTGAAGCCCGGCTACGGCCGGAACTTCCTGCTCCCGCGCGGGCTCGCGGTCCTCGCGAACCCGAAGAACGTCCGCGAGCTCGAGCACCAGAAGGCCATCGCGACGGCCAAGGCCGCCAAGATGAAGGCGAGCGCGCAGGCCGTGGCGAAGCGGCTCGCCGAGACGCCCATCACCCTCAGCCGCAAGGTCGGCGAGCAGGACAAGCTCTACGGCTCGGTCACGGCGATGGACGTCGCCGAGGCCCTCGCCGCGCGCGGCCTGCAGATCGATCGCCGCGCGATCGACCTCGCCGAGCCGATCAAGACCACGGGCGACTTCGAGGTCCCCGTGAAGCTGCACAGCGAGGTGGTCGGCAAGGTGAAGGTCAAGGTCGAGGCCGAGGCCGCTTAG
- the pth gene encoding aminoacyl-tRNA hydrolase: MKLVVGLGNPGPEYARTRHNVGFLVADRLALALRAEFTLRKFASELAEGRAGGERVWIMKPQTYMNHSGESVGSALHFWKLGLEDLVVVHDDLELEPFRVQLKVGGGHGGHNGLKSVNAHVGGPDYARVRVGVGRPPPRMDPADYVLGRFAKADEAPLEECLVRATEAARLAIELGAAKAMNQVNRRASAAG; encoded by the coding sequence TTGAAGCTCGTCGTCGGTCTTGGGAACCCGGGCCCCGAGTACGCGCGCACGCGCCACAACGTCGGCTTCCTCGTGGCCGACCGGCTCGCGCTCGCCCTCCGGGCCGAGTTCACCCTCCGCAAGTTCGCCTCCGAGCTCGCGGAGGGGCGGGCCGGCGGCGAGCGCGTCTGGATCATGAAGCCCCAGACCTACATGAACCACTCCGGCGAGTCCGTCGGGTCCGCGCTCCACTTCTGGAAGCTCGGCCTCGAGGACCTCGTCGTGGTCCACGACGATCTCGAGCTCGAGCCGTTCCGGGTCCAGCTCAAGGTCGGCGGCGGCCACGGCGGCCACAACGGCCTGAAGAGCGTGAACGCCCACGTGGGCGGCCCCGACTACGCGCGCGTGCGCGTCGGGGTGGGCCGGCCGCCGCCGCGGATGGATCCGGCCGACTACGTGCTCGGCCGCTTCGCCAAGGCCGACGAGGCGCCGCTCGAGGAGTGCCTCGTCCGCGCCACCGAGGCGGCCCGGCTCGCGATCGAGCTGGGCGCGGCGAAGGCGATGAACCAGGTGAACCGGCGCGCGAGCGCCGCTGGCTGA
- a CDS encoding ribose-phosphate pyrophosphokinase, which yields MEFHGIRPDYRVFSGNSNRKLAEAMCKELGRPLAHATVGRFSDGEIQVEIGENVRGLDTYVVQSTSPDANTNLMELLIMIDALKRASAGSITAVLPYYGYARQDRKSAPRVPITAKLIADLIEAAGATRVVSMDMHAGQIQGFFNVPFDHLYAAPVLLEHMRKRFDGDAQNVVIVSPDAGGVERARAYSKRLGSTLGIVDKRRTKPNVAEIMNVIGEVQGKIAVLLDDMIDTAGTLTQAANALMDKGAVKVYAYATHAVLSGPAVERIVKSPIEEVVVTDTIALGPAAEACRKIRSLTIAGLLAEAVRRIHSADSLSSLFV from the coding sequence ATGGAATTTCACGGAATTCGGCCCGATTACCGGGTCTTCTCTGGCAACTCGAACCGGAAGCTCGCCGAGGCGATGTGCAAGGAGCTCGGCCGGCCGCTCGCGCACGCGACGGTGGGGCGGTTCTCGGACGGCGAGATCCAGGTCGAGATCGGCGAGAACGTCCGCGGCCTCGACACCTACGTCGTGCAGTCCACCTCGCCCGACGCGAACACCAACCTGATGGAGCTCCTCATCATGATCGACGCGCTGAAGCGCGCGTCGGCGGGCTCCATCACGGCGGTGCTCCCCTACTACGGCTACGCCCGCCAGGACCGGAAGAGCGCGCCGCGCGTGCCCATCACCGCGAAGCTCATCGCCGACCTCATCGAGGCCGCCGGCGCGACCCGCGTCGTCTCGATGGACATGCACGCCGGGCAGATCCAGGGCTTCTTCAACGTCCCCTTCGACCACCTCTACGCCGCGCCCGTGCTGCTCGAGCACATGCGCAAGCGCTTCGACGGCGACGCGCAGAACGTCGTCATCGTCTCGCCCGACGCGGGCGGCGTGGAGCGCGCCCGCGCCTACTCGAAGCGGCTCGGCTCGACCCTCGGCATCGTGGACAAGCGGCGCACGAAGCCGAACGTCGCGGAGATCATGAACGTCATCGGCGAGGTGCAGGGGAAGATCGCCGTGCTCCTCGACGACATGATCGACACCGCCGGCACGCTCACCCAGGCCGCCAACGCGCTCATGGACAAGGGCGCGGTGAAGGTCTACGCGTACGCCACGCACGCGGTGCTGTCCGGCCCCGCCGTCGAGCGGATCGTGAAGAGCCCCATCGAGGAGGTGGTGGTGACCGACACGATCGCGCTCGGGCCCGCGGCGGAGGCCTGCCGCAAGATCCGCTCGCTCACGATCGCCGGCCTGCTCGCCGAGGCCGTCCGCCGCATCCACTCCGCGGACTCCCTCTCGAGCCTGTTCGTTTAG
- the ispE gene encoding 4-(cytidine 5'-diphospho)-2-C-methyl-D-erythritol kinase, producing the protein MRLQTIAPAKVNLVLRVGPPRRDGYHGIRSLMVPLDLGDRVDVSVGERAGPVTCRVPGRPELDGADNLAARAAERFRARFGVERTIGIRIAKRIPVTAGLGGGSSDAAAVLRCLARAFGIRDRAALAAIALEVGSDVPFFLGPGPAWAEGRGERLTPADVPPQHLVLVYPDDPALAIRAGEAYRWLDASRQGRRPRLPPRFARFEPSRAGNDLQPPCLLERPPLATLLGLLVGRGATAAIMSGSGPTVFGTFHSRNAAARAARTIAEEVVDRKVMVLAATTVRRHPGVTPWRSPRSASSPSTKRS; encoded by the coding sequence GTGCGCCTCCAGACGATCGCCCCGGCCAAGGTGAACCTCGTGCTGCGCGTCGGCCCGCCGCGCAGGGACGGCTATCACGGCATCCGCTCGCTGATGGTCCCCCTCGACCTCGGCGATCGCGTGGACGTGTCGGTGGGCGAGCGCGCCGGCCCCGTCACCTGCCGGGTCCCGGGGAGGCCGGAGCTCGACGGCGCCGACAACCTCGCCGCGCGCGCCGCCGAGCGCTTCCGCGCGCGCTTCGGCGTCGAGCGGACGATCGGCATCCGGATCGCGAAGCGCATCCCGGTGACCGCGGGGCTCGGCGGCGGGTCCTCCGACGCCGCGGCGGTGCTGCGCTGCCTCGCTCGCGCGTTCGGGATCCGCGACCGCGCCGCGCTCGCCGCGATCGCCCTCGAGGTCGGCTCCGACGTGCCCTTCTTCCTCGGCCCGGGGCCGGCGTGGGCCGAGGGCCGGGGCGAGAGGCTCACGCCCGCCGACGTGCCCCCGCAGCACCTCGTCCTCGTCTACCCCGACGATCCGGCGCTCGCGATCCGGGCCGGCGAGGCCTACCGCTGGCTCGACGCGTCGCGGCAGGGCCGCAGGCCGCGTCTGCCGCCGCGCTTCGCGCGCTTCGAGCCATCCCGCGCGGGGAACGATCTCCAGCCGCCCTGCCTGCTGGAGCGGCCGCCCCTGGCGACGCTCTTGGGGCTGCTTGTGGGTCGAGGCGCGACGGCCGCTATAATGTCGGGAAGTGGGCCCACCGTGTTCGGCACGTTTCACAGCCGGAACGCGGCTGCGCGGGCGGCGCGGACGATCGCGGAGGAGGTCGTCGATCGGAAGGTGATGGTCCTCGCCGCGACGACGGTGCGACGGCATCCGGGGGTTACGCCATGGAGATCACCGAGGTCCGCGTCTTCCCCGTCAACGAAGAGAAGCTGA
- the rpsR gene encoding 30S ribosomal protein S18 codes for MARPDMGGPKSSGGFGGPRSGGGFGGGGYGGGGGGGGGYGGGGGGGFGGRGGDRGDRGDRDDRGGEEGGRRGFGRRKVCRFCADKTLKVDYKDQSQMKYFLTERGKIIPRRISGNCAKHQREVATAVKRGRMLAILPYTVGGM; via the coding sequence ATGGCACGTCCTGACATGGGTGGTCCGAAGAGCAGCGGTGGGTTCGGCGGTCCCCGGAGCGGTGGTGGCTTCGGCGGCGGCGGTTACGGCGGCGGTGGCGGCGGCGGCGGCGGGTACGGCGGTGGTGGCGGCGGCGGCTTCGGCGGCCGCGGCGGCGACCGCGGGGACCGTGGCGATCGCGACGACCGCGGCGGCGAGGAGGGCGGGCGGCGCGGCTTCGGCCGCCGCAAGGTCTGCCGGTTCTGCGCCGACAAGACGCTGAAGGTCGACTACAAGGACCAGTCGCAGATGAAGTACTTCCTGACCGAGCGCGGCAAGATCATCCCCCGCCGGATCAGCGGGAACTGCGCGAAGCACCAGCGCGAGGTGGCCACCGCCGTGAAGCGCGGCCGCATGCTCGCGATCCTGCCCTACACCGTGGGCGGGATGTAA
- a CDS encoding SH3 domain-containing protein, with translation MSRLFARLSVPCLAALAVAASGCASAFGPEPVTRLSEAPQAQLSATVKQEVALRTGPDKLAHVVERLPAGASVTASDRAVRGYRRVRTEAGRTGYVEESALEVGAAVAAPATPAAPAPAPADGAPAAAAPEAAGQPVAN, from the coding sequence ATGTCCCGCCTCTTCGCTCGCCTCTCGGTCCCCTGCCTCGCCGCCCTCGCCGTCGCCGCCAGCGGCTGCGCCTCCGCGTTCGGCCCCGAGCCGGTGACGCGGCTCTCCGAGGCGCCGCAGGCGCAGCTCTCCGCGACCGTGAAGCAGGAGGTCGCGCTCAGGACCGGCCCCGACAAGCTCGCGCACGTCGTGGAGCGGCTCCCGGCCGGCGCGTCCGTCACCGCCTCGGATCGAGCGGTGCGCGGCTATCGCCGGGTCCGCACCGAGGCGGGCCGCACCGGCTACGTCGAGGAGTCCGCGCTCGAGGTGGGCGCCGCCGTCGCCGCGCCGGCCACGCCCGCGGCTCCGGCTCCGGCTCCGGCGGACGGCGCGCCCGCCGCGGCCGCTCCCGAGGCGGCGGGACAGCCGGTGGCGAACTAG
- a CDS encoding 50S ribosomal protein L25/general stress protein Ctc translates to MADNIINAQRREEKGKGPARRLRQKGLIPAVVYGRKQEPTHLSVDPASLLKAIETPHKFNTLLTLKLDGAEKHVLFKDWAVDPVSRKLEHADFLEVKLDEAVKVAVPVVTSGRSVGQAEGGILSLATHEVVLEALPSKIPVRIEVDVTNLKIGQSIHVSQLTPPEGCKLKYSSDYVIAFVAVPEKEEVAAPVAAAVPGAAPAEGAAAAGAPAAGAAPAAGGEAAKKAPEAKGAKK, encoded by the coding sequence ATGGCCGACAACATCATCAACGCCCAGCGTCGCGAGGAGAAGGGCAAGGGTCCCGCGCGCCGGCTGCGTCAGAAGGGCCTCATCCCCGCGGTCGTCTACGGCCGCAAGCAGGAGCCCACCCACCTCTCGGTGGATCCGGCGTCGCTCCTCAAGGCGATCGAGACCCCCCACAAGTTCAACACCCTGCTCACCCTCAAGCTGGACGGCGCCGAGAAGCACGTCCTCTTCAAGGACTGGGCGGTCGATCCCGTCTCGCGCAAGCTCGAGCACGCCGACTTCCTCGAGGTGAAGCTGGACGAGGCGGTGAAGGTCGCCGTGCCGGTCGTCACCTCCGGCCGTTCGGTCGGCCAGGCGGAGGGCGGCATCCTCTCGCTCGCGACCCACGAGGTCGTGCTCGAGGCGCTGCCTTCCAAGATCCCGGTGCGGATCGAGGTCGACGTCACGAACCTCAAGATCGGCCAGTCGATCCACGTCTCGCAGCTGACGCCGCCCGAGGGCTGCAAGCTCAAGTACTCGAGCGACTACGTCATCGCGTTCGTCGCCGTGCCCGAGAAGGAGGAGGTCGCCGCCCCGGTGGCCGCCGCCGTTCCGGGTGCCGCGCCGGCCGAGGGCGCGGCCGCGGCGGGTGCGCCTGCCGCCGGCGCCGCTCCGGCCGCGGGTGGCGAGGCCGCCAAGAAGGCTCCCGAGGCGAAGGGCGCCAAGAAGTAG
- a CDS encoding serine/threonine-protein kinase: MNFCPACGAPLRAGARRRGGREKDGVVADRYRLVELLGEGGMGRVYRAEHIRMGKALALKLLREDFAREPAAAERFLAEARAVSRLSHPHTIAVFDFGEAGPRGGLYLAMEYVPGEDLAAVLRAGGPLPEARARELGRQILGSLAEAHEAGVVHRDMKPGNVMLMRTRSGEDFAKVLDFGIAALRDDRAAGAGDAIVGTPAYLAPEQARGAAVDGRTDLYALGCVLYELVSGRPPFVAPSPMAVVSAHLSQEPPALAKLVPGVSRAFAEVVHRALAKRPEDRFPSADAMREALVGTSGRAGRRARPGDGERDAGGGLASRADFDALAARILRPGRVVLALAALAVLGGAAVAWRWEDVHALLAARAPALAAALPAALQPAPRLDGAPQGSSHPSPEGEHAVSPVSPSPTPAEEAPPDVEPAGAPQAETPPPAAEAGAAAPDDPSQAAGGAEPDAGAPQREAAPSSEPLAEEPEALGPGARSESGDEALREVVDGEGRFRLSFEPRPEAALPLVAPSPAP, encoded by the coding sequence GTGAACTTCTGCCCCGCCTGCGGAGCGCCGCTGCGCGCCGGAGCGCGCCGTCGCGGCGGTCGCGAGAAGGACGGCGTGGTGGCGGACCGGTACCGCCTCGTCGAGCTCCTCGGCGAGGGCGGGATGGGCCGGGTCTACAGGGCCGAGCACATCCGCATGGGCAAGGCGCTCGCGCTGAAGCTGCTGCGCGAGGACTTCGCGCGCGAGCCGGCCGCGGCCGAGCGGTTCCTCGCCGAGGCGCGCGCCGTGTCGCGCCTCTCGCACCCGCACACCATCGCGGTGTTCGACTTCGGCGAGGCGGGGCCGCGCGGCGGCCTCTACCTCGCCATGGAGTACGTGCCCGGGGAAGACCTCGCGGCCGTGCTGCGCGCGGGCGGGCCGCTGCCGGAGGCGCGCGCCCGCGAGCTGGGGCGGCAGATCCTGGGCTCCCTCGCCGAGGCGCACGAGGCGGGCGTGGTCCACCGCGACATGAAGCCCGGCAACGTGATGCTCATGCGGACCCGCTCGGGCGAGGACTTCGCGAAGGTGCTCGACTTCGGGATCGCGGCGCTCCGCGACGACCGCGCGGCCGGCGCGGGCGACGCCATCGTGGGGACTCCGGCGTACCTCGCGCCGGAGCAGGCGCGGGGCGCGGCGGTGGACGGCCGCACGGATCTGTACGCCCTCGGGTGCGTGCTCTACGAGCTCGTCTCCGGCAGGCCGCCGTTCGTGGCGCCGAGCCCGATGGCGGTCGTCTCCGCGCACCTCTCGCAGGAGCCGCCGGCCCTCGCGAAGCTGGTCCCGGGCGTGTCGCGCGCGTTCGCGGAGGTCGTGCACCGCGCGCTCGCGAAGCGTCCCGAGGACCGCTTCCCGAGCGCCGACGCCATGCGCGAGGCGCTCGTCGGGACGAGCGGGCGCGCCGGCCGTCGCGCGCGGCCTGGCGACGGGGAGCGCGACGCGGGGGGCGGCCTCGCCAGCCGCGCGGACTTCGACGCGCTCGCCGCCCGGATCCTGCGCCCCGGCCGCGTGGTCCTGGCGCTCGCGGCCCTGGCGGTGCTCGGCGGGGCCGCCGTCGCGTGGCGGTGGGAGGACGTCCACGCGCTCCTCGCCGCCCGCGCGCCCGCCCTGGCAGCGGCGCTGCCCGCGGCGCTGCAGCCGGCGCCTCGCCTCGACGGCGCTCCGCAGGGGAGCTCGCACCCCTCGCCGGAGGGTGAACACGCCGTTTCCCCGGTCTCGCCGTCACCCACCCCGGCGGAGGAGGCTCCGCCGGACGTCGAGCCGGCCGGCGCCCCGCAGGCCGAGACGCCGCCGCCGGCCGCCGAGGCGGGCGCTGCAGCGCCGGATGACCCGTCGCAGGCGGCCGGAGGCGCCGAGCCGGACGCGGGCGCGCCCCAGCGCGAGGCGGCGCCCTCCTCCGAGCCGCTCGCCGAGGAGCCGGAGGCGCTCGGACCGGGCGCGCGGTCGGAGTCCGGCGACGAGGCGCTCCGCGAGGTGGTGGACGGCGAGGGCCGCTTCCGCCTCTCCTTCGAGCCGCGGCCCGAGGCGGCCCTGCCGCTCGTCGCGCCGTCCCCAGCGCCGTAG
- a CDS encoding 30S ribosomal protein S6, which produces MAETRKLVREYETIYLLKAETPDDQVEEIKERLRGVVTREGGKVIRFTNQGKRKTAFPVGKNPKALYMHCLYIGQPGLVAELERNLKMIDQVSKFQSVRLAEGVDFDARQVEPDVKIQAVEDEPKPREERGEFAPGDEPFEAEAPEAAEE; this is translated from the coding sequence ATGGCGGAGACGAGGAAGCTCGTACGCGAGTACGAGACCATCTACCTGCTCAAGGCGGAGACGCCGGACGACCAGGTGGAGGAGATCAAGGAGCGCCTGCGCGGCGTGGTGACGCGCGAGGGCGGCAAGGTCATCCGGTTCACGAACCAGGGAAAGCGGAAGACCGCGTTCCCGGTCGGCAAGAACCCGAAGGCGCTCTACATGCACTGCCTGTACATCGGCCAGCCCGGCCTGGTGGCGGAGCTCGAGCGCAACCTGAAGATGATCGACCAGGTCTCGAAGTTCCAGTCGGTGCGGCTCGCCGAGGGCGTGGACTTCGACGCCCGGCAGGTCGAGCCCGACGTGAAGATCCAGGCGGTCGAGGACGAGCCGAAGCCGCGCGAGGAGCGCGGTGAGTTCGCCCCCGGCGATGAGCCGTTCGAGGCCGAGGCGCCCGAGGCGGCGGAGGAATAG